CACATTTCATATGAACACCCGATTGATCTGCAGATGCCAACGTGGTGCCATTTTCCATGATGGTGAATGAAGTTCACAGTTACAGGTCCTAAATCATCTTTGTTTAAATATAGTGAAAACAGTTCTGTGTTCTTTAAATCACTTCAGTTTCCTGTTAAACTTCTAAATACACTACATCTTTGAACTGTGAACTCATTTTGTTGATTGAAACACATCTGCTTGTTATTCACATTAGATCctttattgctgttttttaaATGGTTCATTCACGGATATAATGAAATAACTGATCCGATAAAGACAATTTACGACCTACTTCATGATCGTTTAAATATATGTTCAATGATCTTGTATATGGTTGTTccagaaacacacagcgtctgtGTCTGTTAGCTTTTATGTCTATCTCAGAAATGAGGTTTAAAGTCAATACAGATTAAACCTAAAACACCTTTCTGGAGTAAGATGTACTGCGGTTTGTTTTGCATTCTCGTATATTTATGTCAGTAACAGACAATGGGCAAGTGTGTGAAACATACGATTTTTAAAGCCTAAAATAAATAACCTACATACATAAATACTAAATACATCAACGCACAACTTTGAAATCCTTGAAATCCAGTTTGTCCACCGTGTGCTCATTCTTGAACTCCGCTTTGGCGATTCGAGACTGAGGACTGCCGGTGGTCTGGAGCCAGTGCTGCATCTGCTGGACTTTAGAGGCGGGACCCTGCAGCTGGCCTTGAACTGTTCCAGCATCAGTGTTCTGAACCCAACCAACCAGTCCCAGCTTCTTACCTTCTGCCTGCGAACgcaacacacatactgtactgaTTATAAAGTGACAGAAGCCTTTTAGTGAGTCCCCCTGTGGTTCGAAGTGtgatttttgtttacatataaTTGTGAAAAATGAAGAAGAGAGAATATGGGATATTATTGCAATTTTTCTCAATACAAAGTACACTGATGAAATTGATGTTTGTAACCTGACATTTCTGTAGCACTAGTACTATGTATATATTGTTGTATATAAGTGTTGGACTTAAAGGCCCAGTCAGtagattttagcagcatcttagagtgaaagtgacctatttgttaGTTTTGAGCATTTAAAACGTCCAGTGAGtattgaacacacacactgcaagTCGTGACTCGTGAACgcacacacccagagcagtgggcagctatcactgcagcaaaCAGGGGTTAGGTGCCTTTCTCAAGTGCACGTCAGTCGCTACCTGCCGGCCCTTAGAATCAAACCGGTGACCTTCTGGTTACCaatctgactctctaaccactaggccacgactgcccccagCTGTGAGGGCAACTCCACCACTTTTTTGCATCTTTGCTGAAGAAGATCACGTATTTACGAAACCTGCtctgtagaacagtttgtccgtttaaggctactgtagaaacaacacgaagAATTACATTTGCAGTGTACTGTAtgatagatagaaatagctcattctaaggtaataaaaacataacgcttcattacgtaaggtctttatacacctctgaagacagttatgtatattatattgcatttatgtcaatagatcctccttaacATTCCACATTGCACATTTAGAGCAAAAGTTTAAATGGATGCTGaataatttacaatattatataaacacaatattGGTAATTGTGGTTTTAAAAAACAGGGTTATTGTCAATACTTATCGATTTTACCACTCCTGCTGTGTAATATAGCTTAGTATAATAGGAAAtggtattttatttttcaaacaaatgtattcttttaaaaCTGTTAGTAATAAACAACAGGTTcatattttggggtaaaatgtgtattttgtcCTGGACATTAACAATACACacgttaaacagtttttctcCTTTAAATGAGCTCACTCTGATAAATAGTTTGACAGCAAGCCCTCATTCATGACGTGATGGGAATGTTACCTGTGTGTATTTTCTGAAGAACACACCCTGCACTCGCCCAAACACCTCATAATCCACAGACAGCAGCTCTTCACTGGACATGGTCACAATCTGAAACACAAACCCACACCACCTGTCattacatcatttattcattcatagaCCTTTCtttaaatcatcttcatttattcatgcgGCAGCCAATATGAGCACACGTCACAGACATTTCGACCAATTAAACTCCAGGATTATTCCAGGGATTCTACTtgataaaaaaacgtttttaaacattttacagcGATTGCACCACAATGGACATTTTTTAGCTAATTAAGCATgagcataaaaaatatattcaaattCGACATTACAGCAACATTTTACTAAAATTCCAGAAAAGCAGAGAACAGGAAAACAGTTTCTAATGAGCATGCTCGAACATCCCGCTGAAATGAACGATTATCAGTAGACTTTCATTTGAAATTCTCTATCATACAATCTTTATTATCCTTTTCAATGCGGTTCATGACATATGTATAGATTTAAAAGCGTCTACCACTAAATATTTGGTTTATTTAGTAATACAGGCTAACTCACCTCTGTCGGCATGTCATTTATCCGGGTCACTGTCTGACATCAGGCAGCTCTAGCCAATAGGCGTGCTAGATTTCATGCAGCGCTGCGCAGACAGATCGACGTATGACATCACCGTACCGCGAGAGCGCTGCGAAAGCCGTAAATATCACGGAAGTTTGCGTTTTCTTGTTTCTAAGCAACGCGTGTAAACACAACTCCTAACGGGATTTTATTGAGCTCGAGTCGATGCGGCGCTTTACACTCGCAGAAAGCTCATAGATGGTGAGTTCAAATTATGTCGATTTTCTCATAATTTAATGCACAAGACAGGGAATTAATAAAGTTAgaccattttttttaaatgaaagataTGTCATTACATTATGCTAAAGATCTTTTTTTACATATGCGCCCTGGACTCATTCACTGCTTCCCTTATGAaaataaccatagtttaactaaagtaaccatagttttctgttttatattGAAAAAATCACAGTAACCCAAACTTAACCGTGGCTTTACTACAGTGACCATAGTTTAACCGTGATATTTTTTGTAAACAGTAGTTATACAAATTATAATCAAtccaccaaaaaaacatgtttactacATTAAAACCATAGTTCATTTTCAGAAGggtttgtatatttatattccTTTTTACCGGCAAcctaattaaatcaaatatgattttaaattgtgttttttagcCATAAATAAGAAGATGCTATaaaacatgtgtatgtgtttcaaataagtgtttttaattttttttaaactttggaTGTGTTATGTCACTTCACAGACCTTCATATTTCACTGAAACGCCTAATCTTAGACTATTAACGTCTTCTTGAGCTTCACATTATAAAAACATGCAATTGGCGCCACACCATCGCCTCACACATCATTTTTGGGAAAAAGAAACAACATCACCAAAACTTCCATTCTTGCACCGAGAGAACAGACGGGGTCGTCCCTCAGGAATGCATCACATCTCGGAACAGCATCCCTGGCAACCTCCGGCCAGAACTCACAGAAGAGACGAAATATTCCTGGAGGAGCAGAACGGATATGTTCCTTCACGGAGAGCTTCTGACGTGGACAAAGTGTTTCCTCTAAAGCCGGTCCTCCACAAGAGAGCATACAGCCTGAGCAACTACCACATCAACAGTAACGTCTCAGAATATCAAGAGAGATTTTATTCATGTCTCCCTAGACTGACTGATGTTAGACAACAGCAGAAGTGTGTGAGGAAACCAGATGCTCCTAAGTCAAGCCATGAACAGATAACAGGAAGAAACAGAACAACAAAGAGCCATTCAGACGGTGAGCACCGCAAACAAAAAGATTCAGAGAAACTGTCCAAGGAGATCCACTCGAAGGAGATGATACTGCAGGAGAAGTTTTATAAAGCCGGGGAAACCCTGCGGAGAATCCAGAGAGAGAGGACGGGTCGACACGACAGTGTGACCAGAGACGAGAGAAATGAACGGTTTTTAGAAAAAGAGAAGTGGGAGAACAGATTGGACAGTGACCGGAATGATGGATGGGACAGATATGCCCATGAAAGGAGGGAAAGCAAGGACGACATGGGACGATGGGAAGATTGGGAACGTAAGgtgaatgaaaaaataaaggggGGCAGGAGACAACCTTTGACCTCAGAGATGACAAAGTTGAAGGATAAGAGAGAGCGCGACGGATAtgaaaacacagtaaaagggcgGAGAGGAGAAACGATGAGAGAGAACGGGATGGGATGGGATGCACGGGACATGAGCCACCGGAGGAATTTGGAAGAGGTCGAGAAATATGACGGAAGAAGAGAGAACATGAGAAAACCAGGATCATCAGACAGATCTCATCTCAGATTCACAAATGTGCTTCTGtcagagaggagagaaagtAATGAGACTTCGTATGAACCGACGTCAGGCGGCAGGAGAAGAAAGAGTCCGGACAGGATTCCCAGTCAGAGAGGAAAGCGCCTCCTGCAGGTGGAACTCAGTCCGGAGGAAAATGCACAAGAACTCGTGGCGTGCTGCGTGTGTCAGAGACACTTCTTAACAGACAGACTGGAGACGCACATGAGGATCTGTGAGAAAAAACGCCCTCAGCGTAAGATCTTTGACATGTCCCGGCACAGGGCCAAAGGAACCGAACTGGAGGAATTCATGAAGACCAACGGCAGAAGCAAGACGCCCGAAGAGGTTTGCAGATTTAACATTCATGACACgcaatcatttatttttcttcttttatacTAAATAGAGCCATATTTAAACCGACCATGGTTTGCATTTTCaattctttcatttttactttatcATGTTAACATTTGCAGGTTAAGAAGCGAAACATGTGGCGTCAGAAACACGAGGCCTTCATTCAGATCATGCGTCAGGGCCAAACTCACGTGCCACAGTCCGCTTTAAACCTGAATCCTGAATATATAAGCTGCCCTCACTGTGGCCGGACGTTTGCCCCGGGACCGGCGGAGAGACACATCCCCAAATGTCAGAACATCAGGAGCAGACCACAACCGCCCAAACAACTACACAACACCACCAGGAAAAAGATCACGCGCAAGTGAACAGTAAAGCGGCAGAAACGCTTTTAGTGCGAGATGTAATGATGTTTTGCTTTTCCAGAATATCACCttggaataaaatgaaattagaaTTATGACAAATATAAAACGAGGCTGCATGTATGTAGACAGCAATGAGGTTCACATTTATTTCAGACGCAGCCGTGCTTTTATTAGACAGTGAAACTCTGATGTCcttagaaaacaaataaatgtgaagAATGTATAAATTAGAATAGTTTTAACTGCCTCAACAGATAGTCAGGTGTTTTTATAGTTGTTTCTGTTAACttgacttgattttgaaatgacacaTACTTCAGTTCTTTGTTTTGGGATTGTTGTGGCTTTTATACACTGACTATCCAATGAAACTCAATACATATGATATATAACATAGTAGTTCATGTTAAAACTCTTCAGAAGACAATAGTTTGTCAGGAACGCTCCCACATTGATTCAGGGGAAAGTCACTCGTCTCCACCTGCTGGTGTAATGATGTACTGCGTCATCATCGAATATTCTTCAATGTGTTTAATATGGTAAAATAGTGGCCAAAATGATTCATGATGATGAATCtgcaacaaataaacaaatggtttTACCCATTTCATTGATCATTTCAGTGATAATATGGAACATGATGGAGTACATCTGTCATAAAGGTGGAAAAACAGatgttataaataaacaatgatttacatttgatgcatttggcagatggtCAGAGTGCATTTAATGTATATGCTTTGTTATTGAGTTAGTTCTCTGTGAATTGAACCGATGACTCTCAATGCAAAACGTTTTAGTAATGGTCCTAAAATACGCTTCGTTGTCTTTTGGACTAATATGTGACATGTTTTTGATGGCAGTGTTGAAATGGGGAGGAGACGGTGACAGGGCTCTGCACCCCTGATCTTAAATACTGATCTCTGGTTTTGAATAATGCTTGAATACTGACTCTCGTGCCCAGATGACAACAAGCGGCATTTCTTAGGAGACAATGTTGAGAGAGTGATGTAAATAAAAGTACATTTAGAGCTACATCTATGTTTATTTCTCATAATAATATAGAAATTCATCTCCGGATACAATGAGATGCATTCAAAGCCAATTCAAAAAGCATATTTAGGTGCTGATAAAGAATGtggctttaataaataaacctgATAACTTCCTAACACTAGTTCTTCAGAGACATTCCTGTATCTGTACATGATTCATTGAAACGGCTTTTGGAACAAAGCTCAGTTCGATTACGTTTGTGGACCACCCAAAATGATCAAGTTGTCacgtttttttaatttagtatatttattcaccatcacaTACTCCACTTTTTAATGCGTTTGCCCAACTCTCTGTCACAATGGTAAGAATcagtgatgacatcatctgtCCATCATCATGCGAAAGGGAGTTGAGGGAAGACTTATGTTGTTTACTTTCTTTATTTTCACCCTGATTAGGTGAGATaacccaacccccccccccttaaaATAGTTAatttctcttttgtttgttattttggcttcACCCCTCTCCTGAGCTAATGCTTCCTTtgataacaaataaaatacattttatttgcgCTATaaacgcgtgtgtgtgtgtgtgtgtgtgtgtgcgtgcgtgcgtgtgtggagACATTTCTGGGGCAGAGGTTTGAGGTGGCTTCTCATCGTTTGCTTTTATTCTTATgaactttaaattaaaaaaaatctttaaatgaTACTCCTCTCCAACCCTAGACTGGGGAGGAACGTAATAGTGAAGAGCAGCATCACAGTGACGCATCAAATCCTACATGTTCATTCACATCAAAGTACTATGAATAACTCATTGTTCTTTATTAAAGGCTTTGTTTGATTAGTTTTACTTTCAGGTGTTTCTTATTAtggtaaaataaacatgtactaGCATGTAGTATGTAAATTATTCATTACTAGGGTAAGTCCTTTATTAGTATTAGTTCTTGTCATCATCAGTTCATGTGCACGTTCACATGTTTGCAGCCTCACCGATTACTTTTCTCTTGATTTACACACGTGGCTGTGAAGTAGTCCACATTTTAATCAAACTTTAAGTAGTATAAGATAAAAAACAATAGACCCAACTGAACAACAatctttaaattacataaaaaacaacggggaagaaataattaaaatgaataaagggTCTAAAGTAAGCTTACAAAGGCCAATCGCTGTCACAGCTCGCCTGTTCATCCGGTTTCCCCTGGACTACATCACCCATCATCCTCCACGCTCCCTCACCAGTTCTTCGTTTATCACCGCACACCTGACAGCCATCATGCTCATCACTAGGACTGTATATATTCATGTTTTCCCTCGGCCTTTGTCTTATGTTATGTTTATTCCATGTACCTGTGTCGAGTAGAGTTGGTGAATAAAGCCTACCTTTGTGAATCTCTGCGTCCGGTGCCTGTGGCGTTCTCTGACAATGGCTGCTGTCAGAATGAAACCTTATatcttcatttgtatttttacataaattattaagcgtttgtctgtgggttttgcaaatattttgaaaaagtattgaaaagagcttttcaacattaacaatacttttttttcatttttttgaatAGTGGCAATTTTGGAGATACAAGCTTTCAGTCTGACAGCAACAATATCATAAAACCATACTGttaaaatacatactgtataatatcaTTAGTCTGGTTTATACTGTAAGGAACAGatatacattaaaatgtatttaacagCAGATTTGATTCTGTTCTTCTATGTAAAAAGAAACAGAGCTCAGAGATAATCAAACACCAAACCAAACGAGTACTCTGAATAAAACTGAACCACCAACTGACAATGAACATGACAACACGtaatgatattatatattattgctTTATTGTATTGTGATTGAGTattcaaaataattaattaaataagtaatataaataatatgtaatatttgctagtatacatatttacataatagttaatatttacatgtatacatCTTCAGTTATCGGTGGGTTAAACCggggtgtattccagaaagctggttatgtgacatacccggGTAAGTTTAAGGGTTAGTTAGTGGATAACCCCAACTTTCGGTTCCAAAAACGGAGATAACTTTCAGGGTAtgtaaccatagcaacttactctctgaagataacctgctccggagcaggttatgttccaGGGTTAATTCATTTGAAGGAAATGTTACTGAGCTTTAGGGGTTGTCTGCGCATGTGTGCGTTTtacgtataatatattataattttacagcaatattacaattacagtTCTAGTCTCACCCATCGCAATTTAGCATTCACAAcaaattttttattaactttattatttaaccttttaaaatgaaataatctttaaataaaataatgtaagctgttattgttaaactttatgtaggctatttatattaaatattgtatatactttgaattaggtttattaaaacatctccaaatatcactggataaatatacacaccttacaatttccaacagttaaaggatgttaatagtgaagtattttaactccGAGGATTGCACATCATTACTCTTGTCCACTTATTAggcaatatttgatgcattgggtcaaagatagttgtggcctaatggtcagAGAGACAGATTTAAGACTTCAAAGGTTGTGagttcgattcccaggctgGCAGGTTTCCAAGGCTTTATCAGGTGACCCCCCAATGGGATTACCATGGCAtattgttcacatatttaaattcttattataattttaaaaccatttacataaaaaaaatacataaaaaacttaGACTTAATgtttttcatactgactgtattccttaaaaatgtatttctgatcctcagcctcctcctatagtttagtattgaaaggcctttctccaaattacaataagcctttcaggataggccgtttccacctcttttaacatttggaaagccatggccttttagcaaacaaagtcaaaagaaacaaacccAAACagaatgtatgtgtatttgaaagGGATATATAAAGGCTACATgattattatgtatatatgactgggcctaacattttaaacctctacctcatgtcacagcagaccttcatcctctgctgtaaattaattatcatacatagtgtagtgtactgaaaagcattgcaaatttttttcccaaaattatgaccaatgtagtagtttctagaattaaaagagtctctattaatatgactacatcagcaactgttgcaaataaagctgatacaatgcaaagtcagttttcagaaaaccaaataaaggtagatttttaaggaacatacagagaaggaacaaaaaagaggtttaatactgccttCAAAATTACCAATGTGATACACTACACAATTGtggtaaaataccatggtaaacacgttaaaattacagttacaaacatctcaacaaatctacaGTTTATATAACAAAGATAGCCATGATgagtataataaatattatagtataaaaatagtgcatatatttaaaatatatatatctttaattaaataattaatttagagtttataaacacataacctaaataatttaattttatgatttttatcccGCACTTTATACACTGACGCAGATTTAATTCTGTGAAAAAAACTCTTGATTTATAATGTTgttttacagtcaaaaactttaagcttccctgccgtttccatggtgactcgtgaaatctgtgatccattgacaatgtcttcatgttgtttctgtgagcGCGCGTTAACTCTGGGTATCTTTCGGGAGGTTGATTAAACTAACTCTTCTCAGGTGATTTGGAACCGACATACCCCGAATAAGCAAGGTTTGGGTTAATCAACCGagagttcagggtttagctgacggtaaattaacctgctttctggaatacacccctAGTCTGTCTGATTTCTGAGTATTGGTAAATTAAACTCTAGGCAGATTATTGGTCAGATTTTTGGAGAAGACGGTGGCTCCTCCCCGGGAGGAATAGAGACCATCTCTGCCGATCAGCTCACGTCTTCTCCAAAAACACTTCCAGTTATTAATGAAACCCACGTGATGACGTGGACTCCGGTCAGACATCCAGTCATGTAAAGACATTAATCGTTGATATTTCTCTTGACTTCGATAGCCAGGGAGGGGGACAGCGTTTTGTCATATTCACATAATTCTACAATATTATCTTCAGCAAACGCTGACTCACGTGAATTAACGTCATTAGTGCCGACGTGTATGACAATCCTCTTAAACGTGCGTTTAGCATCAGCCAGCGCTTTCAGTTTGACACTAATGTGAGACGCTCTGGCCCCCGGTAAACAAATAACTACGGTGGCTTGTTCCTACACCTTCACGTGTCCTAAAATAGAGTCTTGGCCAGGTGACTCTCGCGGTGTGTCGTCCAGCCGGGAGAATTTGTCTGAGACGATCACAGGAGCGACGCACCACTTCTCCTTTTCTCGACAGAACAGGGATCTCTGCGTATCAGAATTGTTGCAGAGAGTCTGTGCAGGTGCGGGCTGGACTTGAGATGAACTTCTGTAAACACATAAACCTTTCAAACCCCAAACGACTGATGTGTGAGCACAGGTGAACAGAGAGGATCGACTAAACTTACCGAGCTGCAGATTCATCTCTTGTATCAGACACACCGACCCTGTTTTCTTTGACTCGTGTCTTATCAGGTGCGTCTGGATGACTTAATTTAGCTGtaaattaaacaaacagagATTTACCGCATGAATGTGACACCAGTTCTGCTCTGTATAAATCTAACCTGTGACGTGGGTGCGTCATGACGTCTGTAATTAGTCCGGACGATACGACGCGCAGACTGGACAGGTAACGCTTTCTCCGACTGGACTGAACCTGATAAACAAGACAAGAATgtcataaaataataacaaaacaatagtaaacaaaaacaattgaaCTGGCCAAATGTATGAACTTACAGATGTTCTTCTCAGCAGAAGGTGTAgtcagaggcgtattaagacctcatggtgcccctgggcaacagccccagaggtgtcccccatcaacccacacgcaagaatccactcattaaaagatttatatattaaaagattttataagaatgaaactcagcaatttacaatatactattttacaagaattacacattaacatgacacttttgtagaatataacacaaaacaactcttttccattaagtatttttaacaattaggcctactgtagttaaggggcacctgctttatgttgtaatgttacatttcaggttttgatgtagtttaaaaaaatcactaacatttttttaacaggtgtaaatgatgtgcgtgccacaaaatgggggtacagggacacgcacacacatatagtttgcatgtatgtattcacattagggggacaatgtacagattttcaggactttgggactttaattcaccaaagtggcattcaccagattacaatgtatagcaaagttattcataaaaataacatgaaacgttattgttactattttaactgctatacagctattcaaacgctctatttaagcacagtatgtatatattcttcttactaaacgatcacataagtactaagataaaagtgtactccactaaaaaggacacatatgaattgattgctatagtgatgacaacGACCGttattcactttcactttaaaacccaggtttggatcttcaata
This genomic window from Triplophysa rosa linkage group LG10, Trosa_1v2, whole genome shotgun sequence contains:
- the acyp1 gene encoding acylphosphatase-1, which produces MPTEIVTMSSEELLSVDYEVFGRVQGVFFRKYTQAEGKKLGLVGWVQNTDAGTVQGQLQGPASKVQQMQHWLQTTGSPQSRIAKAEFKNEHTVDKLDFKDFKVVR
- the zc2hc1c gene encoding zinc finger C2HC domain-containing protein 1C, with translation MQLAPHHRLTHHFWEKETTSPKLPFLHRENRRGRPSGMHHISEQHPWQPPARTHRRDEIFLEEQNGYVPSRRASDVDKVFPLKPVLHKRAYSLSNYHINSNVSEYQERFYSCLPRLTDVRQQQKCVRKPDAPKSSHEQITGRNRTTKSHSDGEHRKQKDSEKLSKEIHSKEMILQEKFYKAGETLRRIQRERTGRHDSVTRDERNERFLEKEKWENRLDSDRNDGWDRYAHERRESKDDMGRWEDWERKVNEKIKGGRRQPLTSEMTKLKDKRERDGYENTVKGRRGETMRENGMGWDARDMSHRRNLEEVEKYDGRRENMRKPGSSDRSHLRFTNVLLSERRESNETSYEPTSGGRRRKSPDRIPSQRGKRLLQVELSPEENAQELVACCVCQRHFLTDRLETHMRICEKKRPQRKIFDMSRHRAKGTELEEFMKTNGRSKTPEEVKKRNMWRQKHEAFIQIMRQGQTHVPQSALNLNPEYISCPHCGRTFAPGPAERHIPKCQNIRSRPQPPKQLHNTTRKKITRK